In Desulfuromonas sp. KJ2020, a single window of DNA contains:
- a CDS encoding 3-hydroxyacyl-CoA dehydrogenase NAD-binding domain-containing protein, with the protein MNDQYVRYTVEDGIARVTLDSPEGKVNLLNEEFLQALEQVALELERDEDLRGAIIQSAKEAGFIAGADIGSFTKVSSAAEGAELARRGQEILGIWAELPIPTVAAIHGHCLGGGTEFALACSSRILAEGAHLALPEIKLGILPGFGGTQRLPRLVGLSNALDLILSGRTLSATKALDMGLADDCVAPVELQSAALARVERLAQEGELPPSKKDSVRTWMLERNPLGRTALFHQARQKVLEETGGHYPAPLKALEVIKQSWNLPLSRGLEMEAQALGELIVTPECRNLVHVFFLSQRPKKAGAPPGTARKVGQVGVVGAGVMGAEIAQLMVDRGMEVTLTDIRQDSVDRGLARARELFGRKKATEAQINEKMARLSGQVGYQGFSKMDLVVEAVVENMDVKQSVLRELETVLPTQGLFATNTSALSVTELQKVAENPGRVAGLHFFNPVHRMPLVEIIKGQHTEDDTLATLFETATRLGKTPILVADSPGFLVNRLLGAYLNEACLLAAAGVKWTSVDRLAKKFGLPMGPFRLIDEVGIDVAFEVGKTLAEAFHYLHRSPLLDEVASRNLLGKKGGKGFYLYESGQDPKPNEEVSPMVNLAADREATQADLRRLLLLMVNEAGRCLDEKIVAGPEDIDTGMIFGTGFPPFTGGLCRWADQEGLRRLFLELTDLEGILGDRFDPCDFLKTHERFYP; encoded by the coding sequence ATGAATGACCAGTACGTACGCTACACGGTAGAGGACGGCATTGCCCGCGTCACTTTGGATTCCCCCGAGGGGAAGGTCAACCTCCTCAACGAGGAGTTCCTCCAGGCCCTGGAACAAGTCGCCCTGGAACTGGAGCGGGATGAGGATCTTCGCGGGGCCATTATCCAAAGCGCCAAAGAGGCGGGCTTTATTGCCGGTGCCGACATCGGCAGCTTCACCAAAGTCAGTTCCGCCGCGGAAGGAGCGGAGCTCGCCCGGCGGGGTCAGGAGATTCTCGGAATTTGGGCCGAACTGCCCATCCCCACCGTCGCCGCCATCCACGGCCATTGTTTGGGCGGCGGGACGGAATTCGCGCTCGCCTGCAGCAGCCGTATCCTGGCCGAAGGCGCCCATCTGGCCCTGCCGGAAATAAAACTGGGCATTCTCCCCGGTTTTGGCGGCACCCAGCGGCTGCCCCGTCTGGTCGGGCTGAGCAACGCCCTCGACCTTATCCTCAGCGGCCGCACCCTGTCGGCGACCAAGGCCCTGGACATGGGCCTGGCGGACGACTGCGTGGCGCCGGTGGAACTGCAGAGCGCCGCCCTGGCCCGGGTGGAGAGGCTGGCGCAGGAGGGCGAACTGCCGCCATCCAAAAAGGACAGCGTCCGCACCTGGATGTTGGAGAGGAACCCCCTCGGGCGGACGGCACTTTTCCACCAGGCCCGCCAAAAGGTACTGGAAGAGACGGGTGGCCATTATCCTGCCCCCTTAAAAGCGCTGGAAGTCATCAAGCAGAGCTGGAACCTTCCCCTGAGTCGGGGGCTCGAAATGGAGGCCCAGGCGCTTGGTGAGCTGATCGTCACCCCTGAATGTCGCAACCTGGTCCACGTCTTCTTTCTCAGCCAGCGCCCCAAAAAAGCCGGGGCGCCCCCCGGAACGGCCAGGAAGGTCGGGCAGGTCGGCGTTGTCGGCGCCGGCGTCATGGGTGCCGAAATTGCCCAGCTTATGGTAGATAGGGGGATGGAGGTCACCCTGACGGACATCCGGCAGGATTCCGTTGACCGGGGGCTGGCCCGGGCCCGGGAACTTTTCGGGCGCAAAAAGGCCACCGAGGCCCAGATCAACGAAAAGATGGCGCGGCTGAGCGGACAGGTGGGCTACCAGGGCTTTTCCAAAATGGATCTGGTGGTTGAAGCCGTGGTCGAGAACATGGACGTCAAGCAGTCTGTCCTGAGGGAGCTTGAAACGGTCCTCCCCACCCAGGGCCTCTTCGCCACCAATACCTCGGCCCTGTCGGTCACCGAACTGCAGAAGGTGGCCGAAAACCCCGGCCGGGTGGCCGGCCTGCACTTTTTCAACCCGGTACACCGCATGCCCCTGGTGGAGATTATTAAAGGGCAGCACACCGAAGACGATACCCTCGCCACCCTGTTTGAAACGGCCACACGGCTGGGCAAAACCCCCATCCTGGTTGCCGATTCCCCTGGTTTTCTGGTCAATCGACTACTGGGCGCCTACCTGAACGAGGCCTGCCTCCTCGCCGCCGCCGGAGTCAAGTGGACCTCTGTCGACAGACTGGCCAAAAAATTCGGGCTCCCCATGGGCCCCTTCCGCCTCATCGATGAAGTCGGCATCGACGTGGCCTTCGAGGTTGGCAAAACCCTCGCCGAAGCCTTTCATTACCTGCATCGCAGCCCCCTGCTCGATGAGGTCGCCAGTCGGAACCTTCTCGGCAAGAAGGGAGGCAAAGGTTTCTATCTCTATGAGTCCGGCCAGGATCCCAAGCCTAACGAGGAGGTCAGCCCCATGGTCAACCTCGCCGCCGATCGGGAAGCCACTCAGGCTGACCTGCGCCGGCTGCTGCTCTTGATGGTCAACGAGGCCGGTCGCTGTCTTGATGAAAAGATTGTCGCCGGTCCCGAGGACATCGACACGGGTATGATCTTCGGCACCGGGTTCCCCCCCTTCACCGGCGGGCTGTGCCGCTGGGCCGACCAGGAGGGGCTGCGGCGCCTCTTCCTGGAGTTGACCGATCTGGAGGGGATTCTGGGGGATCGCTTCGATCCCTGCGACTTCCTGAAAACCCACGAGCGCTTCTATCCCTGA
- a CDS encoding MarR family winged helix-turn-helix transcriptional regulator, which yields MTKTVSCIYNQTMTFSYDHNQSLGYLTGIASRLLSNMLATRLKAAGIEMTSEQWGAIIILLNDGAMSQGQLGEKLNLEKSSVSRLTDGLEKRGWIVRSKDPNDSRQRLVEPTPKALDTAEHCATIARAIHKEAQLGMTESERLVARSLLSRIIMNLKGTPNRE from the coding sequence TTGACAAAAACAGTTAGTTGCATATACAACCAAACTATGACGTTTTCCTACGACCACAATCAATCGCTGGGCTACCTGACCGGCATAGCGAGCCGGCTGTTGAGCAACATGCTCGCCACGAGGCTCAAGGCTGCGGGTATCGAGATGACCTCCGAACAATGGGGTGCCATCATTATACTTCTGAATGACGGGGCCATGTCGCAAGGTCAACTGGGGGAGAAACTCAATCTGGAGAAGTCGAGCGTGAGTCGCCTGACGGATGGGTTGGAAAAACGTGGCTGGATCGTGCGGAGCAAAGATCCGAACGACAGCAGGCAAAGACTGGTAGAGCCGACTCCAAAGGCCCTGGATACGGCCGAGCATTGCGCGACGATTGCCAGAGCCATCCATAAAGAAGCCCAGCTCGGTATGACTGAGAGTGAGAGGTTGGTCGCAAGGTCACTTCTGTCTCGTATCATCATGAATCTTAAGGGAACTCCGAATAGGGAATAA
- a CDS encoding DNA-binding protein — translation MKKTRILLLSIAVMALLAAGCKNQNSETPAASQQPAAAPQAEAQQAAGKSGTVVETMNAAGYTYVQVDTGSEKIWAAAPEFAVKVGDAVVVPEGMPMENYHSKTLNRDFDLVYFVDGVLVGGATQASAQGGMPAGHPDVRSQASAADIDLSGITKAEGGQTVAEVYAAKADLAGKTVNVRGKVVKFSPQIMGKNWIHLQDGSGAEGTNDLTITTAENAAVGDTVLISGALAVDKDFGYGYQYAVIVEDAKVTVE, via the coding sequence GTGAAAAAGACTCGTATTCTGCTGTTGTCCATTGCTGTAATGGCCCTGTTGGCCGCCGGCTGCAAGAACCAGAACAGCGAAACTCCCGCTGCCAGCCAACAACCCGCCGCGGCCCCGCAGGCCGAAGCCCAGCAGGCTGCCGGCAAGTCCGGTACCGTCGTTGAAACCATGAACGCCGCCGGCTACACCTATGTTCAGGTCGACACCGGCAGCGAAAAGATCTGGGCGGCCGCCCCCGAGTTTGCCGTCAAGGTCGGTGATGCCGTGGTCGTGCCCGAAGGCATGCCGATGGAAAACTATCACAGCAAAACCTTGAACCGCGACTTTGACCTCGTCTACTTCGTCGACGGCGTCCTGGTTGGCGGGGCCACTCAGGCCAGTGCCCAGGGAGGCATGCCGGCCGGCCACCCCGACGTTCGCTCGCAGGCGTCTGCCGCCGACATCGACCTCAGCGGCATCACCAAGGCCGAAGGTGGTCAGACGGTGGCCGAAGTCTATGCAGCCAAGGCCGATCTGGCCGGCAAAACCGTCAACGTCCGCGGCAAAGTGGTCAAATTCAGCCCCCAGATCATGGGTAAGAACTGGATCCACCTGCAGGATGGCTCCGGTGCCGAAGGGACCAATGACCTGACCATCACCACGGCGGAGAACGCAGCCGTGGGCGATACCGTCCTGATCAGCGGAGCCCTGGCGGTGGACAAGGATTTCGGCTATGGCTATCAATATGCCGTGATCGTTGAGGACGCCAAGGTTACCGTGGAGTAA
- a CDS encoding pyridoxamine 5'-phosphate oxidase family protein yields MNLHDYFENTQGTGILSTADGQGRVDCAIYARPHVMDDGNLAMIMLDRLSHHNLQSNPHAAYMFIEEGPGYRGKRLFLTKVREETDSPLIETLSRRYPGKRDDLPKTRYLVIFRIDKELPLIGSGQSA; encoded by the coding sequence ATGAATCTGCACGACTATTTTGAAAACACCCAGGGCACGGGTATTCTTTCCACCGCGGACGGCCAAGGCCGGGTCGACTGCGCCATCTATGCCCGCCCTCACGTTATGGACGACGGGAACCTGGCGATGATCATGCTCGACCGGCTCAGTCACCACAACCTGCAGTCCAACCCGCACGCCGCCTACATGTTCATCGAAGAGGGGCCGGGCTACCGGGGCAAGAGGCTCTTTCTGACCAAGGTGCGTGAAGAGACTGACTCGCCCCTGATTGAAACTCTCAGCCGCCGCTACCCCGGCAAGCGGGACGATTTGCCGAAAACCCGCTATCTGGTCATCTTCCGGATTGACAAGGAATTGCCCCTGATCGGCTCAGGCCAGAGCGCCTGA
- a CDS encoding DUF169 domain-containing protein — MIEQSILEDTKTFLGYLGLDEEPIGVYYADTKPENAFGPKAGPTITRELEEQGKIDMQAVFQNFSCVIGNIWLARKKRGTAYISTEEYGCPGGSFYCSMMKPNLRFIEHYVTTGFEGTPIHGERYLPSPEAMRKFLDTVNPRKAPGKYCLFKPLSLFSGNEKPEFVIFFARPEVLSGLFTHTTFTTGEVDCVASPFGAGCTNVIAWPLYYQEKGMEKAVLGGFDPSARKYMKTDELTFTVTWSLYQKMLKTLPESIFSVDGEWTTVRKKINRSSKIWGEKL, encoded by the coding sequence ATGATTGAACAATCAATCCTCGAAGACACCAAAACGTTTCTGGGATATCTCGGTTTGGACGAAGAACCCATCGGCGTCTATTACGCCGACACCAAACCAGAAAACGCCTTTGGCCCCAAAGCTGGCCCAACCATCACGCGCGAGTTGGAAGAGCAGGGAAAGATAGACATGCAGGCGGTCTTTCAGAATTTCTCCTGTGTCATTGGCAACATCTGGCTGGCACGGAAAAAGCGCGGTACCGCCTACATCTCCACGGAAGAGTACGGGTGCCCCGGCGGTTCTTTTTACTGCTCCATGATGAAACCGAACCTCAGGTTCATCGAGCACTACGTGACCACAGGGTTCGAGGGGACCCCGATTCACGGTGAGCGCTACCTGCCTTCTCCCGAAGCCATGCGAAAATTTCTGGATACGGTCAACCCCCGAAAGGCTCCGGGCAAATACTGCCTGTTCAAGCCGTTGTCTCTCTTTTCGGGTAACGAAAAACCAGAATTTGTCATCTTCTTTGCCCGCCCCGAAGTGTTGAGCGGCCTCTTCACCCATACGACGTTCACCACCGGTGAGGTTGACTGCGTAGCCTCACCATTCGGGGCGGGATGTACCAACGTGATTGCCTGGCCTCTGTACTACCAGGAGAAGGGGATGGAAAAAGCGGTCCTTGGCGGCTTCGACCCGTCAGCACGAAAGTACATGAAGACCGACGAGCTAACGTTCACCGTCACCTGGTCTCTGTATCAAAAAATGCTGAAGACTTTGCCGGAATCGATATTCAGTGTTGACGGAGAATGGACAACGGTGCGCAAGAAGATCAATCGCAGCTCGAAGATATGGGGAGAAAAACTCTAG
- the malQ gene encoding 4-alpha-glucanotransferase, which produces MLTPRASGILLHPTSLPGRFGLGSLGQEARRFIDFLVDSQQSVWQILPLGPTGYGDSPYNALSAFAGNALLIDLDELVAHGDLDAVDLQGIDYEEETAHFDQVHALKERLLRKGAAAFFRRGGTDRASAFDRFSQEQGYWLHDYALFKALRDHFQHKSWNQWPEALRRRQAQALHAWSEDLSEPIAVEKYAQFVFFEQWFALKEYANQRGVRIMGDIPIFVAFDSADVWANPQLFYLDEHQHPTLVAGVPPDYFSATGQRWGNPLYNWERLQEQDFSWWLARFGWNLTLTDLVRIDHFRGFESYWAIPATDKTAIGGHWQPAAGRQLFQTLQAAFGPLPLIAEDLGVITPEVEALRDDFGFPGMKILQFAFGSGPQNPYLPHNLTRNCVVYTGTHDNNTTLGWWKALTPTEKAAVRNYLGSSLRAMPWDLIRCALASVAGLCVLPMQDILGLDATARMNTPGTSRGNWGWRYRGAELTADKSETLAEMTRLYGRAPVANK; this is translated from the coding sequence ATGCTCACACCACGCGCCAGCGGCATTCTTCTGCACCCCACCTCCCTACCGGGGAGATTTGGCCTCGGCAGCCTGGGCCAGGAAGCCCGCCGCTTCATCGATTTTCTGGTCGACAGCCAGCAGAGCGTCTGGCAGATTCTTCCCCTCGGCCCGACGGGGTACGGCGATTCCCCCTACAACGCCCTCTCCGCTTTTGCCGGCAACGCCCTCCTTATCGATCTGGACGAGCTCGTTGCCCACGGGGATCTCGACGCCGTCGACCTTCAGGGGATTGATTATGAGGAAGAAACCGCCCACTTCGATCAGGTCCACGCCCTCAAGGAGAGGCTGTTACGCAAAGGCGCGGCCGCTTTTTTTCGGCGGGGCGGGACCGATCGCGCCAGCGCCTTTGACCGCTTCAGCCAAGAGCAGGGCTATTGGCTGCACGACTATGCCCTGTTCAAGGCGCTGCGAGACCACTTTCAGCACAAGAGCTGGAACCAGTGGCCGGAAGCGTTGCGGCGGCGCCAGGCGCAGGCGCTGCATGCCTGGAGTGAAGACCTCAGTGAACCGATTGCCGTCGAGAAATACGCCCAGTTCGTCTTCTTTGAGCAATGGTTTGCTCTCAAGGAATACGCCAACCAGCGCGGGGTGCGGATTATGGGGGACATTCCGATCTTCGTCGCCTTTGATTCCGCCGACGTCTGGGCCAATCCTCAGCTTTTCTATCTGGATGAACACCAGCATCCGACCCTGGTTGCCGGCGTTCCTCCCGACTATTTCAGCGCGACCGGCCAGCGTTGGGGGAACCCCCTCTACAACTGGGAGCGCCTGCAGGAGCAGGATTTTTCCTGGTGGCTGGCACGCTTCGGCTGGAACCTGACGCTGACCGACCTGGTGCGCATCGACCACTTTCGCGGCTTCGAATCGTACTGGGCCATCCCCGCTACGGATAAAACCGCCATCGGCGGTCACTGGCAGCCCGCGGCGGGCCGCCAACTCTTCCAGACACTGCAGGCGGCCTTTGGCCCGCTCCCCCTTATCGCCGAAGATCTGGGGGTCATCACCCCGGAAGTAGAAGCGTTACGGGACGATTTCGGGTTTCCCGGCATGAAGATCCTGCAGTTCGCCTTCGGTTCGGGTCCGCAGAATCCCTACCTCCCTCACAACCTCACCCGGAACTGCGTCGTCTACACGGGTACCCACGACAACAACACCACTCTCGGCTGGTGGAAGGCCTTGACTCCGACCGAAAAAGCCGCCGTGAGAAACTATCTGGGGAGCAGCCTGCGCGCCATGCCCTGGGACCTGATCCGCTGCGCCCTGGCGAGCGTCGCGGGGCTGTGTGTGCTGCCCATGCAGGATATCCTCGGTCTCGACGCCACCGCCCGCATGAACACCCCCGGCACCAGTCGGGGCAACTGGGGCTGGCGCTATCGCGGCGCAGAGCTGACGGCGGATAAAAGCGAGACCCTGGCGGAGATGACCCGACTCTACGGGCGCGCCCCTGTTGCGAATAAATGA
- a CDS encoding AAA family ATPase has protein sequence MDTYRLAPEELTWRCDPAQFEFATTRDISCLEGTIGQDRALTAIEFGLGIGDSGFNIFILGEPGTGRSSTIKKMLKSRAADEPVPDDWCYLYDFADGARPAYLRLPAGQGKELQKDVDTLIGRLAEEIPKIFESKEYEQHKNRLAAESQERHKKLFQTLEEKVNEEGFILQRTVSGLVLVPTQDGHPISQQEYEELSEKDRASLEKKGEVLQEQLNEVLRRVRELEKKLRAATEEMEKDVLMAAIGHLFDELEEKYGKFEKVLEHFAHCKKDILEHIDAFRPSQGPQIMLPGMKGNDQESVFERYKVNLFVDNSEQKGSPVVYEANPTYFNLFGRIEHIIQMGNASTNFTMVKAGAIHRANGGYLILDCREVLINLFSYEALKRCIRNKEVKIEDLMEQYRLISTVSLKPQPIPLDCKIILIGTPMLYYLLYQLDPDFRKLFKVKADFDRMMKNTWENVQQYALFVATHCRDEDLLPFKPTGVARVVEYAARLIEDQNRLSSRFIDLADLIREASFYAGQQGSSTVDGSHVQLAVDAKVYRSNKTEERLQEFIEDGTILVDTEGEVVGQVNGLSVYLLGDYSFGKPSRLTVRTYMGKGGVVNIEREVKLSGPIHDKGVLILTGFFGERFAQDKPLSFAASIGFEQSYAGVEGDSASSAELYGLLSSLSRLPLRQGIAVTGSVNQRGQIQPIGGVNEKIEGFFAVCKAKGLTGEQGVIIPVQNRKNLMLHEEVITAVREGKFSIWSVSTIDEGIELLTGVPAGELQDDGSWPEGTVNFLVDKRLRDMAEQLRRFSAGKDPDKNDKG, from the coding sequence GTGGATACTTATCGACTGGCCCCAGAGGAACTGACCTGGCGTTGCGATCCGGCCCAATTCGAATTTGCCACGACCCGTGACATCTCCTGCCTGGAAGGAACCATCGGACAGGATCGGGCCCTGACGGCCATCGAATTTGGGCTGGGGATAGGGGACAGCGGCTTCAATATTTTCATCCTCGGTGAACCGGGCACCGGGCGCTCTTCCACCATCAAGAAGATGCTCAAATCGCGGGCCGCCGACGAGCCGGTGCCGGATGACTGGTGCTATCTCTACGATTTCGCTGACGGGGCTAGGCCCGCCTATCTGCGTCTGCCGGCCGGACAGGGCAAGGAGCTGCAGAAAGACGTCGACACCCTGATTGGTCGGCTGGCGGAGGAGATACCCAAGATCTTTGAAAGCAAAGAATATGAGCAGCATAAGAACCGCCTGGCCGCCGAATCGCAGGAGCGTCACAAGAAGCTTTTTCAGACCCTGGAAGAGAAGGTCAACGAAGAAGGTTTCATTCTGCAGCGGACCGTGAGCGGACTGGTGCTGGTGCCCACCCAGGACGGACATCCCATCTCCCAGCAGGAATACGAGGAGCTCTCCGAAAAGGACCGGGCGAGTCTCGAAAAAAAGGGAGAGGTGCTGCAGGAGCAGCTCAATGAGGTGCTGCGGCGGGTGCGGGAGCTGGAAAAGAAATTGCGGGCGGCCACGGAAGAGATGGAAAAAGATGTGCTGATGGCCGCCATCGGTCATCTTTTTGATGAGCTCGAAGAGAAGTACGGCAAGTTTGAAAAGGTGCTCGAGCACTTTGCCCACTGCAAGAAGGATATCCTCGAACACATCGACGCCTTCCGCCCCAGCCAGGGGCCGCAGATCATGCTCCCCGGCATGAAGGGCAACGATCAGGAGTCTGTCTTCGAGCGCTACAAGGTGAACCTGTTCGTGGATAACAGCGAACAGAAGGGCTCGCCTGTCGTCTATGAAGCCAACCCCACCTACTTCAATCTCTTCGGGCGCATCGAACACATCATCCAGATGGGCAATGCCTCCACCAACTTCACCATGGTCAAGGCGGGAGCCATTCATCGCGCCAACGGCGGCTATCTCATTCTCGACTGCCGCGAGGTGTTGATCAATCTCTTCTCCTATGAAGCCCTCAAGCGCTGCATCCGCAACAAGGAGGTCAAAATCGAGGACCTGATGGAGCAGTACCGCCTCATCTCCACCGTGTCCCTCAAGCCGCAGCCCATCCCTCTTGACTGCAAGATCATCCTCATCGGCACCCCCATGCTCTACTATCTCCTCTACCAGCTCGACCCTGATTTCCGTAAGCTGTTCAAGGTGAAGGCCGACTTCGACCGCATGATGAAAAACACCTGGGAGAACGTGCAGCAGTACGCACTCTTTGTGGCGACGCACTGCCGGGATGAGGATCTGCTCCCCTTCAAACCGACCGGGGTGGCGAGGGTGGTAGAGTATGCCGCCCGGCTCATTGAGGATCAGAACCGCCTGTCTTCGCGCTTCATCGATCTGGCCGACCTTATCCGGGAGGCCTCCTTCTATGCGGGGCAACAGGGCAGTTCCACCGTGGATGGCAGCCATGTGCAGCTGGCGGTGGATGCCAAGGTGTACCGTTCCAACAAGACCGAGGAACGCCTGCAGGAATTCATCGAGGATGGGACCATCCTGGTCGATACCGAGGGCGAAGTGGTCGGGCAGGTCAACGGCCTCTCCGTCTATCTGCTGGGAGACTACTCTTTCGGCAAACCCTCGCGCCTGACTGTGCGGACCTATATGGGGAAGGGGGGCGTGGTCAATATCGAGCGGGAAGTCAAACTCTCCGGCCCCATCCACGATAAAGGGGTACTGATTCTGACCGGCTTTTTCGGCGAGCGCTTTGCCCAGGACAAACCCCTGTCCTTTGCCGCTTCCATCGGCTTCGAGCAGTCCTACGCCGGGGTGGAGGGGGACAGCGCCTCCTCCGCCGAACTCTACGGCCTGCTCTCGTCTCTCTCCCGCCTACCCCTTCGTCAGGGCATCGCCGTGACCGGCTCGGTCAACCAGCGCGGGCAGATCCAGCCTATCGGCGGGGTCAACGAGAAGATCGAAGGGTTCTTTGCCGTCTGCAAAGCCAAGGGCCTGACGGGGGAGCAGGGGGTGATCATCCCGGTGCAGAATCGGAAGAACCTTATGCTGCACGAGGAGGTCATTACCGCTGTGCGTGAGGGTAAATTCAGTATCTGGTCGGTCTCCACCATCGACGAAGGGATTGAACTTCTCACGGGGGTGCCGGCCGGCGAGTTGCAGGATGATGGCAGCTGGCCGGAAGGGACGGTGAATTTTCTGGTGGATAAGCGCCTGCGGGATATGGCGGAACAACTCCGTCGGTTTTCGGCGGGCAAAGACCCCGATAAGAACGACAAAGGTTGA
- a CDS encoding molybdopterin-dependent oxidoreductase — protein MKEIRKSYCGLCHPRCGTLLHIENNKVVKVTGDPDHPISRGAICERGRLMVEHLYHPQRLNYPLKRVGKKGEGHWQRISWDQALDEVAEKLASLKEKHGAETLAFTHGTKRTYHWDCRRFFNLFGSPNTCGVNTICMCPSYATEYATYGGMIMGSEVMGARCVVLWGNNASNSSPLYLSAHLAKARKNGAKLIVIDPRRIKEAEQADLWLQVRPGTDLALMLGWIRLIIAEKLYDREFVANWTVGFDELKVAVEAYTPEKVAEITSVPAELIVQAARMYATTGPAVIPFGYGLDKQGINATQCARGRAILRAITGNLEVSGGENFSMAGDIGKIHDWEYLELNDTLPASQRAKQLGAEQYPIFGFPGWERTSAANKKLPEGYVAPPEAWHSNLAHAREVMNAIITGKPYPVTAAITLANNPLLALPNTKRVFEALKALELYVVVDYFMTPSAAMADYVFPAASTVETPELWLTGGFCVACPQAMEPLYERRNSYDFYRGLAIRLGQEQHWPWETVEEVYDHCLEPLGLNFKQLLNQPGIFGAREYRRYEKFGFGTPSGKVELKSSIFEELGKDALPQYREPVWSPKADPTLTAEYPLILITGSRYMPMYHSEHRQIEAARKKMPDPLVSLHPATAEKFGLAEGDWAVISTPLASIRQRVKLSDAMDPTMVDIQHSWWFPERDPKLPELFGVFESNANMLCPDDPEFCSPEIGSWPHSALLCRVEKEERSK, from the coding sequence ATGAAAGAAATTCGCAAAAGCTATTGTGGTCTTTGCCACCCACGCTGCGGCACCCTGCTGCACATAGAGAATAACAAGGTCGTTAAAGTCACTGGCGATCCCGATCACCCCATCTCGCGTGGCGCCATCTGCGAGCGCGGTCGGCTTATGGTCGAACATCTCTATCATCCCCAGCGTTTGAACTACCCCTTGAAAAGAGTCGGCAAGAAGGGAGAGGGGCACTGGCAGCGCATAAGCTGGGATCAGGCACTGGACGAGGTGGCTGAGAAATTAGCCAGCTTGAAAGAGAAGCATGGTGCCGAGACCCTGGCCTTTACCCACGGCACCAAGCGCACCTACCACTGGGACTGCCGCCGCTTTTTCAACCTGTTCGGCTCCCCCAACACCTGCGGCGTCAATACCATCTGTATGTGCCCAAGCTACGCCACCGAATACGCCACCTACGGAGGTATGATTATGGGGAGCGAAGTAATGGGTGCGCGATGCGTGGTTCTGTGGGGCAACAATGCCTCGAATTCCAGCCCGCTGTACCTTTCGGCTCACCTCGCCAAGGCGCGAAAGAACGGTGCCAAGCTAATCGTCATCGACCCGCGCCGGATCAAAGAGGCGGAACAAGCTGACCTCTGGTTACAGGTTCGACCGGGTACCGATCTGGCGCTGATGCTCGGCTGGATTCGACTGATCATCGCCGAGAAGCTGTACGACCGTGAATTCGTTGCCAACTGGACGGTCGGCTTTGACGAACTCAAAGTTGCGGTAGAAGCCTACACCCCGGAGAAGGTCGCTGAAATCACCTCGGTGCCAGCGGAGTTGATCGTTCAGGCCGCACGCATGTACGCCACCACCGGACCGGCCGTCATTCCCTTCGGCTATGGTCTCGACAAGCAGGGTATCAATGCCACACAGTGCGCACGCGGACGGGCAATTCTGAGGGCGATTACCGGCAATCTGGAAGTCTCTGGCGGTGAAAACTTCAGCATGGCCGGTGACATTGGTAAAATCCATGACTGGGAATACCTTGAACTCAACGATACTCTGCCCGCCAGTCAAAGGGCAAAGCAGCTCGGAGCGGAGCAATATCCCATCTTCGGTTTTCCGGGCTGGGAAAGAACCTCGGCCGCCAACAAGAAGCTGCCCGAAGGCTACGTCGCTCCCCCCGAGGCATGGCATTCCAATTTGGCCCATGCTCGCGAGGTAATGAACGCCATTATCACCGGCAAACCTTATCCGGTGACTGCGGCAATTACCCTTGCCAACAATCCTCTTCTTGCCCTGCCAAATACCAAACGCGTGTTCGAGGCCTTGAAAGCGCTTGAACTCTACGTGGTCGTCGATTACTTCATGACACCATCGGCGGCTATGGCGGATTATGTTTTCCCGGCTGCGTCAACAGTTGAGACACCCGAACTCTGGCTCACCGGTGGTTTCTGTGTCGCCTGTCCACAAGCGATGGAGCCACTTTATGAGCGGCGTAATAGTTATGACTTTTACCGTGGGTTAGCCATACGTCTCGGGCAAGAACAGCACTGGCCCTGGGAAACTGTGGAGGAAGTTTATGACCACTGCTTGGAGCCACTCGGCCTGAACTTTAAACAGTTATTGAATCAGCCCGGGATTTTTGGTGCGCGGGAGTATCGGCGCTATGAGAAGTTCGGCTTCGGCACCCCGTCCGGTAAGGTCGAACTGAAATCCTCGATTTTCGAAGAGCTGGGAAAGGACGCGCTGCCGCAGTATCGTGAACCGGTCTGGAGCCCCAAAGCCGATCCGACATTGACAGCGGAGTATCCGCTGATCCTGATTACCGGCAGCCGCTATATGCCGATGTATCACTCCGAGCATCGGCAGATCGAGGCAGCGCGCAAAAAAATGCCAGATCCGCTGGTCTCTCTTCATCCAGCGACAGCCGAAAAGTTTGGTCTTGCCGAAGGCGACTGGGCGGTCATCTCAACCCCGCTCGCCTCGATTCGTCAGCGCGTCAAACTGTCGGACGCCATGGACCCGACCATGGTCGATATCCAGCATTCCTGGTGGTTCCCGGAGCGCGATCCGAAACTTCCGGAACTCTTCGGCGTGTTCGAATCAAATGCAAACATGCTTTGCCCGGACGATCCGGAATTTTGTAGTCCGGAGATTGGTAGCTGGCCACACTCGGCACTGCTGTGTCGGGTAGAGAAGGAGGAGCGATCCAAGTGA